The following proteins are encoded in a genomic region of Gossypium hirsutum isolate 1008001.06 chromosome D05, Gossypium_hirsutum_v2.1, whole genome shotgun sequence:
- the LOC107902269 gene encoding pentatricopeptide repeat-containing protein At1g62930, chloroplastic, whose translation MLKLGVEPDVVIFSTLISGLCNQTKISEAVCMFDEMTEKGYQPNLIVYSTVLKGLSKTGNTDRAVRFLRLMESRGFEPNIVAYSTVIDCLCKNGLLKEALDLFSEVKVKGIRPNIITYTCLIHGMCNSGQQEEATRFLNEMEGTISKALETVDMMRKQGIEPNVVTYTTMVDAHCKEGMVSEAEDIVDAMIKRGIEPDVVTYNTLVDAHCKEGMVFEAEDIVDAMIKREIEPDVVTYNILVNGHCLRNKMDKARRVFNLMIEKGCAPDIVTYNTMINGYCKAKRLDEAMELFHEISQKEPIPDTVTYSTLMQSMFQLGKVSTACELFRKMLASGQVPDIATCLILLNGLGKTGHIEEALKLFQAMRNGGLELDIVPYNILIDGLCKAGHIEFAKELFHQLSDNGLKPDIYTYCLMINGMCKEGLPDEAYRLFGSMGDNDCLPNSCCYNVMIRGFLCNSYTSKATQLLTEMVGKGFSADIFTATLFMELIIFSNKSILL comes from the exons ATGCTGAAGTTAGGTGTTGAGCCTGATGTTGTAATTTTTTCAACATTGATTAGTGGGCTTTGTAATCAAACTAAGATTTCTGAGGCCGTTTGTATGTTCGATGAAATGACTGAAAAAGGGTATCAACCTAATTTGATTGTTTACAGTACAGTACTTAAGGGGTTGTCTAAGACCGGCAATACTGATAGAGCTGTTAGGTTTCTAAGGTTGATGGAAAGTAGAGGTTTTGAACCCAATATTGTAGCATATAGCACTGTCATTGACTGTCTTTGTAAGAACGGGTTGTTAAAGGAGGCTCTCGATCTCTTCTCCGAAGTCAAGGTTAAGGGCATTAGACCAAATATCATTACTTACACTTGCTTAATTCATGGTATGTGTAATTCGGGCCAGCAGGAGGAGGCAACAAGGTTCTTGAATGAAATG GAAGGAACGATTTCTAAAGCTTTAGAGACCGTTGACATGATGAGAAAGCAAGGCATTGAGCCTAATGTTGTCACGTATACTACAATGGTTGATGCACATTGCAAGGAAGGGATGGTCTCTGAAgctgaggatattgttgacgcaatGATAAAGCGAGGCATTGAGCCTGATGTTGTCACGTATAATACATTAGTTGATGCGCATTGCAAGGAAGGGATGGTCTTTGAAgctgaggatattgttgacgcaatGATAAAGCGAGAAATCGAGCCTGATGTTGTTACCTATAATATATTAGTTAATGGTCATTGCTTGCGGAACAAAATGGATAAAGCTAGAAGAGTTTTCAACTTGATGATTGAGAAGGGTTGTGCACCTGATATAGTTACTTACAACACCATGATCAATGGATATTGCAAAGCTAAGAGGTTAGACGAAGCAATGGAACTCTTTCATGAAATATCTCAAAAGGAACCAATCCCGGATACTGTCACATACAGCACTCTTATGCAGAGTATGTTTCAGTTAGGGAAAGTTTCAACTGCATGTGAACTTTTTAGAAAGATGCTTGCTTCCGGACAAGTTCCAGATATAGCGACCTGTTTGATTTTGCTGAATGGTTTAGGCAAAACAGGTCATATTGAGGAGGCATTGAAACTTTTTCAAGCAATGCGAAACGGTGGGTTGGAACTTGATATTGTCCCATATAATATCCTAATTGATGGGTTGTGCAAAGCTGGCCATATCGAATTTGCCAAGGAATTATTTCATCAACTCTCAGACAATGGTTTAAAACCGGATATTTACACATATTGTTTAATGATTAATGGAATGTGTAAAGAGGGATTGCCAGATGAAGCATACAGGTTGTTTGGGAGCATGGGAGATAATGACTGTTTGCCTAATAGCTGCTGTTATAATGTAATGATTCGGGGGTTCCTTTGCAACAGCTATACCTCAAAGGCAACACAACTTCTTACGGAAATGGTTGGTAAGGGCTTTTCTGCAGATATATTCACTGCCACCTTATTTATGGAGCTTATCATATTTTCTAACAAATCAATCTTGCTCTGA